In Eriocheir sinensis breed Jianghai 21 chromosome 3, ASM2467909v1, whole genome shotgun sequence, a genomic segment contains:
- the LOC127006955 gene encoding pantetheinase-like isoform X4, producing MNQLKLACVAALMLASEVAVLATGVGEWRVRAGEPVVYVGAVLEYEAYNQLTVEGGEGITQENARIIAEYAAEAKAQGADILVSNEAGIQSLIMSSMEDEDRFTVTQYVPDPTLQAVPCAMNIDGPNIKALRTLSCAALANQIYLVVDLAEASPCSPEAAAQNPFDNALETAYECPANGHIYYNTQVVFDRNGTAIARYRKKNLYLEPQFMPGTESDDTALFVTDFGVLFSLQVCFDIAYEHPGLSNVVNHGVKDVAMSTAWVDILPFFLAPVVQNAWSRKLGVNLLVSGYHFPERAKMGSGIYRGFSDLKHDYVYDKESGNRMIVSEVETIAAADGVKRSRNKQITLDTSGDKGLAKDDVSVDEEPRRIHLIFYDDLSDYSHVSLPPKASGEPQVVELCHGDEICCSLTYTSTSNLNYSLLAYSGLMLQGSGSYAMYIQVCSVVWCQTDDVNTCSHIDNGLPPNDEFGPFTISGNFTADYVYPAVITRNLTLIDNDLYSIIGDGTTLTLSMPHESQNLMTAGFLARWYERDPSKLMTKTFLENILSFFTNLWKIFK from the exons GTGTGGGCGAGTGGCGGGTGCGGGCTGGGGAGCCGGTGGTGTACGTGGGCGCCGTGCTGGAGTACGAGGCGTACAACCAGTTGACGGTGGAAGGCGGGGAGGGGATCACCCAGGAGAACGCCAGGATCATTGCTGAGTACGCCGCTGAAGCCAAGGCCCAG GGCGCCGATATCCTGGTTTCCAATGAAGCCGGCATCCAGAGTTTGATAATGAGCTCCATGGAGGATGAGGACAGGTTTACTGTAACGCAGTATGTCCCTGACCCTACTCTGCAGGCAGTGCCATGTGCCATGAacatcgacgggccaaatatcAAG GCGCTGAGAACCCTGAGCTGTGCCGCTCTAGCAAACCAGATTTACCTCGTAGTGGACTTAGCTGAGGCGAGTCCCTGCAGCCCCGAGGCCGCCGCCCAGAACCCCTTCGACAACGCTCTGGAAACTGCCTACGAATGCCCCGCAAATGGCCACATTTATTACAACACACAGGTCGTTTTCGACAGGAACGGCACAGCCATAGCAAG GTACCGCAAGAAGAACTTGTACCTTGAGCCGCAATTCATGCCAGGGACCGAGAGCGACGATACTGCACTGTTCGTGACCGATTTTGGTGTGCTTTTTTCTCTACAG GTTTGCTTTGACATCGCATATGAACACCCTGGGCTGTCCAACGTTGTGAACCACGGCGTGAAGGACGTGGCCATGAGCACCGCCTGGGTGGacatacttcctttcttcttgg CTCCAGTCGTACAGAATGCTTGGTCGCGAAAATTGGGCGTCAACCTGCTGGTTTCCGGCTACCACTTCCCCGAGAGAGCCAAGATGGGCTCAGGAATCTACCGAGGCTTCTCCGACTTGAAACACGACTACGTTTACGATAAAGAGTCGGGTAACAGAATGATCGTGTCCGAGGTAGAGACCATCGCTGCTGCCGACGGAGTGAAAAGgtccagaaataagcagatcACACTAGACACTTCGGGAGATAAAGGGTTGGCAAAGGACGATGTCTCGGTAGATGAAGAGCCTCGAAGGATCCACTTGATATTCTATGATGATTTAAGTGACTATTCACACGTATCCCTTCCTCCGAAAGCTTCAGGTGAGCCTCAGGTGGTGGAGTTGTGTCACGGAGACGAAATCTGCTGCTCCCTCACCTACACCTCAACTTCCAACCTGAACTATAGCTTATTAGCCTACAGCGGCCTTATGCTTCAAGGGAGTGGTTCATACGCTATGTACATCCAGGTGTGCAGCGTGGTGTGGTGTCAGACTGATGACGTCAACACTTGTTCTCACATTGACAATGGACTTCCTCCAAATGACGAATTTGGCCCTTTTACTATTTCTGGAAATTTCACCGCTGATTACGTTTATCCGGCTGTCATCACTCGCAATCTTACTCTTATCGACAATGACCTTTATTCTATCATCGGTGATGGAACCACCCTTACACTGTCGATGCCGCATGAGAGTCAGAATCTCATGACAGCAGGATTTCTTGCCCGCTGGTATGAGCGGGATCCTTCTAAACTCATGACTAAAACCTTTCTTGAAAATATCCTTTCATTTTTTACCAATCTCTGGAAAATCTTTAAATAA